One region of Culex pipiens pallens isolate TS chromosome 2, TS_CPP_V2, whole genome shotgun sequence genomic DNA includes:
- the LOC120427835 gene encoding trifunctional purine biosynthetic protein adenosine-3, whose amino-acid sequence MSAVKNVLVIGGGGREHAICWKLAKSPKVGTVFALPGSPGIQQLDKVTLVGDVSVKNFDAIVSWCKSNAIHLVAVGPEDPLAEGLGDALQAAGIKCFGPGRKGAQIEADKNWSKDFMHRHGIPTARYSSFTKAEEAKAFINSASYEALVVKASGLAAGKGVIVAENEAQACAAVDEILGDKKFGSAGDVVVVEEKLSGEEVSVLAFVDSKTVRVMLPAQDHKRLQNEDRGPNTGGMGAYCPCPIIKPQQLEVVIREVLQRAVDGLRKEGIKYNGVLYAGMMLTPSGPKTLEFNCRFGDPETQVILPLLESDLFEVMDATCDDKLDGVQLRFREGTSAVGVVMASKGYPETSTKGCVINGLETVAKRQDHLVFHSGVAKNAAGEFVTNGGRVLINVVLQPNLRTAAALATAACSDVKFDGSQHRTDIAQKAFKHVNLSYKASGVDIDAGDALVQRIKPLARGTNRSGVLGGLGGFGGLFRLNDVTYTNAAGKNVRYQDPVLVQGTDGVGTKLKIAEAVNHWDSIGIDLVAMCVNDVLCAGAEPLAFLDYIACGRLDVPTAAMIVKGISEGCRESKCALLGGETAEMPSMYKAGKYDLAGYCVGVVEHDAILPRIDDIAEGDLVIGLPSSGVHSNGFSLVNKILEVHGQKLTDVAPFSELGYSFGMELLTPTNLYIQSVLPVLRKGHVKALAHITGGGLVENIPRVLPKNLSVEINASSFQILPVFGWLAAAGNVPDSEMLRTFNCGIGMVLIVPAGDKSWESLKAHGGCQIGRVTKRKTTTSPQVVVNNFTAAITKASAPFESFRSKASISYKDSGVDITAGDDLVAKIKPLAKATTRKGCIGGLGGFGGLFRLKEAGSYKDPVLVLGTDGVGTKLKIAQQINAHGTIGIDLVAMCVNDILCNGADPLSFLDYYACGHLNVDVAADVVSGIANGCSQSGSALVGGETAEMPGMYARGSYDLAGFSLGVVEHDEMLPRTSTVVEGDVVIGLPSSGVHSNGFSLVHKVLEHAGVTYGDAAPFSATGKTFGQELLEPTKIYVKDVLPLLKQNLIKALAHITGGGLTENIPRILPNGLGVEIDAQNFHVSPIFGWLSKAGNIAEQEMLRTFNCGLGMTLIVAKQNAQTVLGELRSAGATLIGSVVKHAPKAPRVNVLNFPATLAKSQLTCSLPKKRIAVLISGSGSNLQALIDATRSTAFGIRGEIVFVLSNKNGVYGLERATNAGIRSKVILHKEFPTREQFDAAMSDELERQQIDLICLAGFMRILSEGFVRRWKGRLINIHPALLPKHKGVHAPRQALEAGDTESGCTVHYVDEGVDTGAIILQESVPILANDTEETLTERIHRAEHATFPRALRLVANGLVSLGADGKVLWH is encoded by the exons ATGAGTGCTGTGAAGAACGTCCTGGTGATTGGGGGCGGAGGTCGCGAACACGCCATCTGCTGGAAGTTGGCCAAGAGTCCCAAGGTGGGAACTGTGTTTGCGCTGCCCGGCAGTCCGGGCATCCAGCAGCTGGACAAGGTTACCCTGGTCGGCGATGTCAGCGTGAAGAACTTTGAT GCCATAGTGAGTTGGTGCAAGAGCAACGCGATCCACCTTGTAGCGGTGGGGCCGGAAGATCCGTTGGCCGAAGGTCTTGGCGATGCACTGCAGGCGGCCGGTATCAAGTGTTTCGGGCCTGGTCGAAAGGGTGCCCAGATCGAGGCGGACAAGAACTGGTCCAAGGACTTTATGCACCGGCATGGTATCCCGACGGCCCGTTACTCGAGCTTCACCAAAGCAGAGGAAGCTAAGGCGTTCATCAACAG TGCCTCGTATGAAGCCCTGGTAGTGAAGGCCAGCGGTCTTGCCGCTGGCAAGGGGGTGATCGTGGCTGAGAACGAGGCGCAGGCTTGTGCTGCGGTCGACGAGATCCTCGGGGACAAGAAATTCGGCTCCGCTGGTGACGTGGTCGTGGTCGAGGAGAAGCTCTCCGGTGAAGAGGTGTCCGTGCTGGCTTTTGTAGACTCCAAGACCGTTCGGGTGATGCTTCCAGCTCAGGATCACAAGCGGCTTCAGAACGAGGATCGCGGCCCAAACACCGGCGGAATGGGCGCGTACTGTCCGTGTCCGATCATCAAGCCCCAACAGCTGGAGGTTGTTATCCGCGAGGTTCTGCAGCGAGCCGTCGACGGACTGCGCAAGGAAGGCATCAAATACAACG GCGTCCTGTACGCGGGAATGATGCTGACCCCCAGCGGACCGAAGACCCTCGAGTTCAACTGCCGCTTCGGCGATCCGGAAACGCAGGTCATTCTGCCGCTGCTGGAGAGCGATCTGTTTGAGGTTATGGACGCTACCTGCGACGACAAGCTGGACGGCGTGCAGCTGCGGTTCCGCGAGGGAACTAGCGCTGTCGGGGTGGTGATGGCCAGCAAGGGTTACCCGGAAACTTCGACCAAGGGTTGCGTCATCAATG GTCTTGAGACGGTCGCCAAGCGACAAGATCACCTGGTATTCCACAGTGGAGTCGCCAAGAACGCCGCCGGTGAGTTCGTGACCAACGGAGGTCGCGTCCTCATCAACGTGGTGCTGCAGCCGAATCTCCGTACGGCGGCTGCCCTCGCCACGGCAGCCTGCTCCGACGTAAAGTTTGACGGATCCCAGCATCGTACCGACATCGCCCAGAAGGCTTTCAAACA CGTAAACCTGTCGTACAAGGCCAGTGGAGTGGACATTGACGCCGGCGATGCCTTGGTGCAGCGTATCAAACCGCTGGCCAGGGGAACCAACCGGTCTGGAGTGCTTGGAGGACTCGGTGGATTCGGAGGGCTGTTTCGCTTGAATGAT GTTACTTATACGAACGCCGCCGGGAAAAACGTCCGCTACCAGGATCCGGTGCTGGTGCAGGGAACCGACGGAGTCGGCACCAAGCTCAAGATCGCCGAAGCTGTCAACCACTGGGACTCGATCGGGATCGATCTGGTGGCAATGTGCGTGAACGATGTGCTGTGTGCCGGAGCTGAACCGCTGGCGTTCCTGGACTACATTGCCTGCGGCAGGCTGGACGTCCCGACGGCCGCCATGATCGTCAAGGGTATCTCGGAGGGTTGTCGGGAGTCCAAGTGTGCCCTGCTTGGTGGGGAGACCGCCGAGATGCCGTCGATGTACAAAGCCGGCAAGTACGATCTGGCGGGTTACTGCGTAGGAGTTGTGGAACATGACGCGATACTGCCGAGGATCGATGACATAGCGGAGGGGGATCTGGTCATCGGGCTGCCTTCCAGTGGAGTTCACAGCAACGGGTTCAGCTTGGTCAACAAGATTCTGGAGGTTCACGGACAGAAACTGACCGACGTTGCTCCGTTCAGCGAGCTTGGCTACAGCTTCGGGATGGAACTGCTAACGCCGACGAACCTCTACATCCAGTCGGTACTACCGGTTCTTCGGAAGGGTCACGTAAAGGCGTTAGCTCACATAACGGGAGGTGGCTTGGTAGAGAACATTCCACGAGTTCTACCGAAGAATCTCTCGGTGGAGATCAACGCAAGCAGCTTCCAGATTTTACCCGTCTTTGGATGGCTTGCAGCCGCCGGTAACGTCCCCGACTCGGAAATGCTACGAACCTTCAACTGTGGTATCGGGATGGTTTTGATCGTTCCGGCAGGAGACAAGTCCTGGGAATCGCTGAAAGCCCACGGAGGATGCCAAATCGGACGCGTAACGAAGCGGAAAACCACCACAAGTCCGCAGGTCGTTGTTAACAACTTTACCGCAGCTATTACAAAAGCATCGGCGCCCTTCGAGTCCTTCAGATCCAAAGCCTCGATCTCGTACAAGGACAGTGGCGTAGACATAACGGCCGGTGACGACTTGGTAGCGAAAATCAAACCTCTCGCAAAGGCGACAACCCGAAAGGGCTGCATCGGAGGGCTGGGCGGATTCGGGGGTCTGTTCCGACTGAAGGAAGCGGGATCGTACAAGGATCCCGTACTCGTGCTGGGAACCGACGGCGTTGGAACCAAGCTGAAGATCGCCCAGCAAATCAACGCCCACGGAACGATCGGAATCGACCTGGTAGCGATGTGCGTCAACGACATCCTGTGCAATGGGGCAGATCCGCTGAGCTTCCTGGATTACTACGCCTGCGGTCATCTGAACGTGGACGTGGCCGCGGATGTGGTGTCTGGGATCGCCAACGGTTGCTCGCAGAGTGGAAGCGCACTGGTGGGAGGTGAAACCGCGGAAATGCCGGGAATGTACGCGCGGGGAAGTTACGACCTGGCCGGATTCTCGCTCGGAGTTGTGGAACACGATGAAATGCTCCCACGAACAAGTACAGTCGTTGAGGGGGATGTAGTGATTGGACTTCCGTCGTCCGGCGTTCACAGCAACGGTTTCAGCTTGGTGCACAAGGTGCTGGAACATGCTGGAGTTACGTACGGCGACGCGGCGCCTTTCAGTGCGACTGGGAAGACTTTTGGTCAGGAATTGCTGGAACCGACGAAGATCTACGTCAAAGATGTACTGCCGTTGCTAAAGCAGAACCTGATCAAGGCGTTGGCCCACATCACCGGTGGTGGTCTAACGGAGAACATTCCAAGAATACTTCCCAACGGGCTCGGTGTTGAGATTGACGCCCAGAACTTCCACGTCAGTCCAATCTTTGGATGGCTCTCCAAAGCTGGCAACATTGCCGAACAGGAAATGCTGCGGACGTTCAACTGTGGCCTCGGGATGACGCTGATCGTCGCTAAGCAGAATGCACAAACCGTACTCGGAGAACTTCGTTCCGCCGGAGCAACCCTAATCGGAAGTGTCGTCAAGCACGCACCAAAAGCTCCGCGAGTCAATGTACTCAACTTCCCAGCAACCCTAGCAAAGTCCCAACTGACTTGCTCCCTCCCCAAGAAGCGCATCGCCGTGCTCATTTCCGGCTCCGGATCGAACCTGCAGGCGCTGATCGACGCCACCCGGAGTACCGCGTTCGGCATTCGCGGCGAGATTGTGTTCGTCCTGTCCAACAAGAACGGCGTGTACGGTCTGGAGCGTGCGACCAACGCCGGGATCCGCTCCAAAGTGATTCTGCACAAAGAATTCCCCACCCGTGAGCAGTTTGACGCGGCCATGTCCGACGAGCTGGAACGGCAGCAGATCGACCTGATCTGCCTGGCAGGCTTCATGCGAATTCTCTCCGAGGGATTCGTCCGCCGCTGGAAGGGACGCCTGATCAACATCCACCCGGCACTGCTCCCGAAGCACAAGGGAGTTCACGCCCCGCGGCAGGCCCTCGAAGCCGGCGATACCGAGTCGGGCTGTACGGTGCACTACGTGGACGAAGGCGTCGATACGGGGGCGATCATTTTGCAGGAAAGTGTGCCCATACTGGCGAACGACACGGAAGAAACGCTAACGGAGAGAATCCATCGGGCGGAGCATGCGACCTTCCCGAGGGCGCTTCGACTGGTGGCGAACGGGTTGGTTAGTCTCGGAGCGGATGGGAAGGTGTTGTGGCATTAG
- the LOC120428384 gene encoding dual specificity protein kinase splA — MASKAAAPSAGQDQVDDSWEEIDEEQLASRLSRLTNDDDDPAKLGKVPSPDDDDDEPSEASGRSAAGANSLPAMLEEELRPRMILQRPQMQILRRPQSKAQEEKAAADQKPKTQIKSLDQRKQEYAEARLRILGSAHDEEEQQQKQVEQPKKPSPNTNGHRIGNNSSSSSANNNASSSRTPQQNSFRQAAPSTASPSSANYQLQQQQQQNQHPFYSPHSSGGRNQPPPPQPPPLAMTYQQQQTPPHPGAYHFQHHQKQMSPYGMIPHQHQHQQPSAGFHHMGGGHGYPGGAASGGGGGTNSGHSSNNNVLRLPAGPDGSHGFTIRR, encoded by the exons ATGGCCAGCAAAGCAGCAGCACCATCAGCAGGACAAGATCAAGTTGACGACAGCTGGGAAGAAATCGACGAGGAACAG CTGGCTTCCCGCCTGAGCAGACTcacaaacgacgacgacgacccggCCAAACTGGGCAAAGTTCCGTcaccagacgacgacgacgacgaaccgTCGGAGGCGAGTGGACGCTCGGCTGCTGGTGCCAACAGTTTACCggcgatgctcgaggaggaacTCCGTCCACGAATGATTCTGCAGCGGCCGCAGATGCAGATCCTCCGCCGGCCACAGTCCAAGGCCCAGGAGGAGAAGGCGGCCGCCGACCAGAAGCCCAAAACGCAAATCAAATCCCTGGACCAGCGCAAACAGGAGTACGCGGAGGCCCGGCTCCGGATACTGGGGTCAGCTCACGACGAGGAGGAACAGCAGCAGAAGCAGGTCGAGCA ACCGAAGAAACCCAGTCCAAACACCAACGGGCATCGAATAGGTAAcaatagcagcagcagcagcgcaaaCAACAACGCGAGCAGTTCCCGAACTCCGCAGCAAAACTCGTTCCGACAGGCGGCCCCGTCAACAGCATCGCCATCGTCAGCAAACTACCaactccagcagcagcaacaacagaacCAACATCCCTTCTACTCACCACATTCATCCGGCGGACGGAATCAACCGCCCCCGCCGCAACCTCCGCCGCTAGCGATGACCTACCAGCAGCAACAGACTCCTCCCCACCCGGGTGCGTACCACTTTCAGCACCACCAGAAGCAGATGTCGCCTTACGGGATGATCCCGCACCAACACCAGCACCAACAGCCCTCGGCTGGATTCCATCACATGGGAGGAGGACACGGTTATCCCGGAGGGGCAGCGAGTGGTGGCGGCGGTGGCACCAACAGTGGACACAGTAGTAACAACAATGTTCTTAGATTACCGGCCGGCCCCGACGGTTCGCACGGGTTCACCATACGGCGGTAG
- the LOC120428177 gene encoding CLIP domain-containing serine protease HP8-like, with the protein MKFLVLLSIFVKLVASQISFKSCTFNEICVSIQDCPTYQGYSSLPFRNWPQDVQKLAKSNLCNNEMINRTPVLSVCCPSPLNSRRCGIKTDDRIVAKGTVANVFEFPWMVLLYSRTERFVCGGTLVSARYVLTAGHCVNSEESKIISVRVGENDITQPIDCNVVDGEPDCAPAPQDINVEQIIRHPGRSKKNDIALLRLERPAVLGDSVIPICLPNGSPEQRIVDSSFLVVSGWGLTENGTSFDVLRYARVPPVSLEDCGIKLRGLDATLRLDQSQICAGGVDQIDNCAGDSGGPLQIISNQSSRYIQYGVVSYGLKSCGVQDEPGVYTNVVYYMKWIFQNVLE; encoded by the exons ATGAAATTCCTTGtacttttaagtattttcgtCAAGCTGGTAGCCTCTC aaatcagcTTCAAGTCATGTACCTTCAACGAAATTTGTGTATCCATTCAAGACTGCCCCACGTACCAAGGTTACAGCAGTCTTCCGTTCCGAAATTGGCCTCAAGACGTCCAGAAGCTGGCCAAAAGTAATCTGTGCAACAATGAAATGATCAACCGGACTCCGGTGCTCAGCGTCTGTTGTCCTTCGCCGTTGAACTCTCGAAGGTGCGGCATAAAGACCGACGATCGGATAGTAGCCAAGGGAACCGTGGCGAACGTGTTCGAGTTCCCGTGGATGGTGCTGCTGTACAGCCGGACGGAAAGGTTCGTGTGCGGTGGCACGCTGGTCAGTGCCCGATACGTCCTGACGGCAGGTCACTGCGTCAACTCGGAGGAATCCAAAAT CATCTCCGTTAGGGTAGGGGAAAACGACATAACCCAGCCAATTGACTGCAACGTGGTTGACGGCGAGCCGGACTGTGCTCCTGCACCGCAGGACATCAACGTGGAGCAGATCATTCGACATCCGGGTCGCTCAAAGAAGAACGATATCGCGTTGCTACGACTGGAACGTCCCGCAGTTCTTGGAGACA GTGTCATCCCGATCTGCCTCCCAAATGGATCCCCCGAGCAGCGCATCGTGGATTCCTCCTTCCTTGTAGTGTCCGGCTGGGGTCTGACCGAAAATGGGACGTCCTTCGATGTGCTCCGCTATGCGCGGGTCCCCCCGGTAAGCCTCGAAGACTGTGGCATTAAGTTGCGAGGTCTGGATGCGACGCTGCGGCTAGATCAGAGCCAAATTTGTGCCGGCGGAGTTGACCAGATTGACAATTGTGCCGGTGACTCGGGAGGGCCGCTGCAGATCATCTCGAACCAATCCTCGCGGTATATCCAGTACGGGGTGGTTTCGTACGGGCTGAAGAGCTGTGGCGTGCAGGACGAGCCCGGGGTGTACACCAATGTTGTGTACTATATGAAGTGGATCTTCCAGAATGTTTTGGAATGA